In Micromonospora cremea, the genomic window GTTCATCTCATCGAGCGCGGCGGCGCGCTGGACGAACGAGTCAGGGGCTTCGCTCTCCAGCAGCATCGCCATCGGGCCGATCCGGCCGGTGCGGTACGACTGGGCGGCGATCTGCCCGACCTGCGGCGCCAGTGCATCCAGGTCGGCCTTGGCCCGCTCGACCTCCAGCGCCAGCTGCAGCTGCTTCTTCTTCGACTTGTCCAGTTTGGACTTGGCCGCGGAGTACTTGCGGTTGGTCTGCTCGATCACGTCGTTGAGCAGCTGGGGCTCGCCGTCCTCCTCGTGCCCGGACGGTGTGGGGGTCGTCGGGGCGGCCTGCGCCGGGAGGGGCCCGGCGAGCACGGTCAGTGCGGCGATCACGGCCACCACGGGTGTCAACCAGCGGCGTAGGGGTGCCGTCACAATGTTCCCTTCCGTCGACCGCCGACCGGGTTAGCTGACGGGTTCGGGGCGGAAGTGGCCCCTACCGCTTTCGCGGATTCACCCCACGTACCTGGGTTCCCGGCTCGCCGGTTGGCGATTGGGCGGTGGCACCGCAGGCGCCGCTTCGCGCCTTCGGCGGTGACCGGCAGCGAGGTTACCCGAGAGTCGACCGGCTGAGCTACGCCCTGATACCGATCAAAAGCGTCATTTCGCCATGGCGTTGAGTGACCAGTGACGCGGTTCTCAGGGCGGATGCCCCACCTGGTCACGTTGAGGAGTGTCACCATGCCGTATCCGTGCTCCTGTTCGGCTCTGGCCACCGGTCGGTGGCGGTGGATGGGGGTGTGGTCCGCGCCGGGTCGGGCGACGTGGGATCGAGTCGACCCGTGCGTGGGGAGCTCAGTGCGGCCAGTGCCTCGGCGCGGTCGGGCTGGGGTCGCGGGGCGGGCGCGTCGGCGGCGGGCGCGGTGTCCTGGCGGCCGGCTGCGGTCACCATCGCGGCCAGCCCGGTGGTCAGCGGTACGGCGGCGATCAGCCCGAGCGTGGCGACCGCGCTGCGGACGATCTCCTGCGCGAGGAACTCGCTGGTCAGGAGCTGCCCGATCGGTCGGGAGTCGGCGGTGAGCAGGAGCAGCAGCGGCAACGAGGCGCCCGCGTACGCCAGCACGATGGTGTTGACGGTGGAGGCGATGTGCGCCCGGCCGACCCGGGTCGCCGCCCGGTAGAGCTGCAACCGGGTCAGCCCGGGGTTGGCGTTGGCCAGTTCGGTCACGGTTGCCGCCTGGGTGACCGTGACGTCGTCGAGCACCCCGAGCGAGCCGATGATGATCCCGGCGAGCAGCAGACCGTGCAGGTCCACGTCGGCCTGGAACATCGACAGCGTGGTGGCGTCCTCGCTGCCGAAGCCGGTGAGGTGGGTGCCGGCGGTGGCGATGGTGGCCAGTATGCCGGTGAGCACCAGGCTGCCCAGGGTGCCGAGCACCGCGACCGAGGTCTGGGCGCTGACCCCGTGCGTCAGGTAGAGCACCACGAACATGATCAGCGCGGCGCCGACCACCGCGACCAGCAGCGGTGACCGGCCGGCGCCGATTCCGGGCAGCACGAAGGTGAGCAGGATGGCGAAGCTGGCGGCCAACCCGGCCAGTGCGGCCAGGCCCCGCCACCGGCCGAACGCGACGATCGCGGCGGCGAAGATCACCGCCAGCCACAGCAGCGGCGCGCCGCGCTGGTGTTCGGCGATGTTCCAACTGCTGGCGGTGGGATCGGTCGGATCGGTCAGCTCAACC contains:
- a CDS encoding YibE/F family protein; translated protein: MGSDHTRPAPSAPPRVRRILIATVVPLFVATVLAAVVLWPRDGSPQTDGGANVPRYHGTVTRVVTEPCPATATSPEGTPSLGDGPCGTVDVRVKDGPASGQQVQTPVPAGPGAPRVEVDDEVILVELTDPTDPTASSWNIAEHQRGAPLLWLAVIFAAAIVAFGRWRGLAALAGLAASFAILLTFVLPGIGAGRSPLLVAVVGAALIMFVVLYLTHGVSAQTSVAVLGTLGSLVLTGILATIATAGTHLTGFGSEDATTLSMFQADVDLHGLLLAGIIIGSLGVLDDVTVTQAATVTELANANPGLTRLQLYRAATRVGRAHIASTVNTIVLAYAGASLPLLLLLTADSRPIGQLLTSEFLAQEIVRSAVATLGLIAAVPLTTGLAAMVTAAGRQDTAPAADAPAPRPQPDRAEALAALSSPRTGRLDPTSPDPARTTPPSTATDRWPEPNRSTDTAW